From the Calonectris borealis chromosome 12, bCalBor7.hap1.2, whole genome shotgun sequence genome, one window contains:
- the CDT1 gene encoding DNA replication factor Cdt1, whose product MAQLRLTDFFGRTKAATGAPAKRGGGRRLKAALAGPPVHREAEEDGAPAGLSAHPPPLPGSPRTPARGGSPAVRGLVGRKRSRREMEPEPPAGVRPGEPSGKSARKRLELHRDPEPGPPAAAASPSPPAAARPLLPPSLDLAADPPASTTRSPSQGQDGGTQPGTAPPGTTRRLQREDLAGLRCRLRRVKALAQLAQLPPISAGTSPDLRSRLERVRQLELRIREKKAGSGATSGARPSGDTGVAAPAAEAGEKPPAFQRFHTLAQDLPPGLTLPYKFKVLAEMFRSVDTIAGMLFNRAETITFAKVKQGVQDMMRKQFEERHVGQIKAVYPTSYRLRQEKNIPTFGNGVKKSDYQLTLEPVLGEEEKVDGRPHLSASRLLERRKEFNRNLVNIVKQHHKAFLAALSPPMVVPEEKLTRWHPRFNVDEVPDISPAELPRPPQEDRLTTAQEVLSTARGMLTPKMEKALANLALRTAEAGAGEPVVSKAPSPASTSSALRGVSQALLERIRAKEAQKLQALMTREPQQEERLAMLGRLPAMARILRSIFVAEKKQALTLEVACARMADSYDTQMPPGEMEKHLRLFAELLPDWVGIHAVRTDTYIKLDKGKDLGLVTERLTKAAKEAEAL is encoded by the exons TggggccccggcggggctcagcgcccacccgccgccgctgcccggctcGCCGCGCACCCCGGCCCGCGGCGGCTCCCCGGCGGTGCGGGGGCTGGTGGGCAGGAAGCGGAGCCGCCGTGAGATGGAACCGGAGCCGCCGGCCGGGGTccggcccggggagccgagcGGGAAGTCGGCGCGGAAGAGGCTGGAGCTGCACCGGGATccggagccggggccgccggccGCG GCTGCCAGCCCCTCGCCTCCAGCCGCTGCTCGGCCCCTGCTGCCACCCTCGCTGGACCTGGCAGCGGACCCCCCGGCCAGCACCACCCGCTcccccagccaggggcaggatggggggacacagcccggcacagccccccccgggacAACCAGGCGCCTGCAGCGG gaGGACCTGGCCGGGCTGCGGTGCCGCCTGCGGAGGGTGAAGGCGCTGGCCCAGCTGGCTCAGCTGCCACCCATCTCCGCTGGGACCAGCCCTGACCTGCGGAGCCGCCTGGAGCGAGTGCGGCAACTGGAGCTGCGGATCCGTGAGAAGAAAGCGGGAAGCGGAGCCACATCGGGAGCGCGGCCGTCCGGGGACACTGGGGTGGCAGCTCCTGCGGCAGAGGCTGG CGAGAAGCCCCCCGCGTTCCAGCGGTTCCACACCCTCGCGCAGGACCTGCCCCCGGGGCTGACGCTGCCCTACAAGTTCAAGGTGCTGGCGGAGATGTTCCGCAGCGTGGACACCATCGCCGGGATGCTCTTCAACCGTGCCGAGACCATCACCTTCGCGAAGGTCAAGCAGGGGGTGCAGGACATGATGCGCAA GCAGTTTGAGGAGCGGCACGTGGGGCAGATCAAGGCGGTGTACCCCACCTCGTACAGGCTGCGCCAGGAGAAGAACATCCCCACCTTCGGCAACGGCGTGAAGAAGTCTGACTACCAGCTCACGCTGGAGCCGGTGCTGGGGGAAG AGGAGAAAGTGGACGGCCGCCCGCACTTGTCGGCGTCGCGCTTGCTGGAGCGCAGGAAGGAGTTCAACCGCAACCTGGTGAACATCGTCAAGCAGCACCACAAg GCGTTCCTGGCCGCCCTCAGCCCTCCCATGGTGGTGCCGGAGGAGAAGCTGACCCGCTGGCATCCTCGCTTCAACGTTGACGAGGTGCCGGACATCAGCCCGGCGGAGCTGCCGCGGCCGCCCCAGGAGGACAGGCTCACCACGGCCCAGGAGGTGCTGAGCACGGCTCGGGGGATGCTGACCCCCAAG ATGGAAAAAGCTCTTGCCAACCTGGCCTTAAGAACCGCTGAAGCCGGTGCGGGGGAACCGGTGGTTTCCAAAGCACCGTCCCctgccagcacctccagtgctCTGAGAGGGGTGTCCCAGGCGCTGCTCGAGAGG ATCCGGGCGAAGGAGGCGCAGAAGCTGCAGGCGCTGATGACGCGGGAGCCGCAGCAGGAGGAGCGGCTTGCCATGCTGGGGCGGCTGCCGGCCATGGCCCGCATCCTGCGCAGCATCTTTGTGGCCGAGAAGAAGCAGGCGCTGACGCTGGAGGTGGCTTGTGCCCGCATGGCCGACAGCTACGACACGCAGATGCCTCCCG GCGAGATGGAGAAACACTTGCGCCTCTTCGCAGAGCTGCTGCCCGACTGGGTGGGGATCCACGCCGTCAGGACGGACACCTACATCAAACTGGACAAAGGGAAGGACCTCGGCCTCGTCACAGAGAGGCTCACCAAGGCGGCGAAGGAGGCAGAAGCCCTCTGA
- the APRT gene encoding adenine phosphoribosyltransferase isoform X2: protein MSEERLGRVRDRVRPFPDFPVPGVLFRDISPLLKDPAAFRTLIDLLEDHLRASFPKIDFIAGLDSRGFLIGPPLAQRLGIGFVLIRKKGKLPGPTESVSYALEYGKAELEIQSDAVEPGQKVVIVDDLLATGGTMCAACELMKRLKAEVLECLVIIELKLLKGSEKLKSIPFYSLLQYD, encoded by the exons ATGAGCgaggagcggctggggagggTGCGGGACCGGGTGCGGCCCTTCCCCGACTTCCCGGTGCCCGGCGTGCTTTTCCG CGATATCAGCCCCTTGCTGAAGGATCCTGCAGCTTTCAGGACTTTGATTGATCTTCTGGAAGATCATTTGAGGGCATCTTTCCCCAAAATCGACTTTATTGCAG gCCTGGACTCCCGTGGCTTCCTCATAGGCCCCCCCTTGGCTCAGAGACTGGGGATCGGCTTCGTGCTGATACGGAAAAAGGGGAAGCTTCCCGGTCCGACTGAGTCGGTCTCCTACGCCCTTGAGTATGGCAAG GCTGAACTTGAAATCCAGAGTGACGCCGTGGAACCGGGACAAAAAGTAGTTATTGTAGATGACTTGCTTGCAACTGGAG GTACCATGTGTGCAGCCTGCGAGCTGATGAAGAGGCTGAAAGCTGAAGTCCTGGAGTGCCTGGTGATCATAGAGTTAAAACTCCTGAAAGGGTCGGAAAAGCTCAAGTCCATCCCTTTCTACTCTCTGCTGCAGTATGACTGA
- the APRT gene encoding adenine phosphoribosyltransferase isoform X1 — MLFLAELMVSERPDPASEEERSPQLLLHPAGGCEGTGGNPGSSSCDISPLLKDPAAFRTLIDLLEDHLRASFPKIDFIAGLDSRGFLIGPPLAQRLGIGFVLIRKKGKLPGPTESVSYALEYGKAELEIQSDAVEPGQKVVIVDDLLATGGTMCAACELMKRLKAEVLECLVIIELKLLKGSEKLKSIPFYSLLQYD; from the exons ATGCTCTTCCTGGCAGAACTGATGGTGTCTGAGAGGCCTGATCCTGCATCAGAGGAGGAGAGatctccccagctgctgcttcacCCGGCTGGTGGATGCGAAGGGACCGGTGGGAACCCCGGCAGCTCGTCCTG CGATATCAGCCCCTTGCTGAAGGATCCTGCAGCTTTCAGGACTTTGATTGATCTTCTGGAAGATCATTTGAGGGCATCTTTCCCCAAAATCGACTTTATTGCAG gCCTGGACTCCCGTGGCTTCCTCATAGGCCCCCCCTTGGCTCAGAGACTGGGGATCGGCTTCGTGCTGATACGGAAAAAGGGGAAGCTTCCCGGTCCGACTGAGTCGGTCTCCTACGCCCTTGAGTATGGCAAG GCTGAACTTGAAATCCAGAGTGACGCCGTGGAACCGGGACAAAAAGTAGTTATTGTAGATGACTTGCTTGCAACTGGAG GTACCATGTGTGCAGCCTGCGAGCTGATGAAGAGGCTGAAAGCTGAAGTCCTGGAGTGCCTGGTGATCATAGAGTTAAAACTCCTGAAAGGGTCGGAAAAGCTCAAGTCCATCCCTTTCTACTCTCTGCTGCAGTATGACTGA